One Kaistella polysaccharea DNA segment encodes these proteins:
- a CDS encoding DUF4199 family protein, whose amino-acid sequence MIQNVYTIGFYLFITTMVVFFGMYFFGMNTDYFNNSLLLNAFLMPIIYVAGAYISVNSVKRTGVRMGFRDVFGRAFKPMFVGGFLSMITMFLFLNFADPAVKDLLNFQYLERQKTELDAEYNKAKQVMKSPEEIAELEINYQQRKQSFSPEMIKDKDMFNFRQFTYYFAAVLVFYVILSTFFASFFRNKTEL is encoded by the coding sequence ATGATACAAAACGTCTATACCATTGGTTTTTACCTGTTTATAACAACAATGGTGGTCTTCTTCGGAATGTACTTTTTCGGTATGAACACCGATTATTTTAATAATTCGCTTCTTTTGAATGCTTTCTTGATGCCGATAATCTATGTAGCAGGAGCGTATATCTCCGTGAATTCAGTAAAAAGAACGGGAGTTCGAATGGGTTTTCGTGACGTTTTTGGCCGCGCTTTTAAACCCATGTTTGTGGGAGGATTTTTGTCGATGATCACCATGTTCTTATTTTTGAACTTTGCCGATCCAGCAGTGAAAGATTTGTTGAATTTTCAATACCTCGAAAGACAGAAAACTGAATTAGACGCTGAGTATAACAAGGCAAAACAAGTGATGAAATCACCCGAAGAAATTGCAGAGTTAGAAATTAATTATCAACAGAGAAAACAGAGTTTTTCTCCTGAAATGATCAAAGATAAGGACATGTTTAACTTTCGCCAGTTCACCTACTATTTTGCGGCTGTTTTGGTTTTTTATGTAATACTTTCAACGTTTTTTGCCAGTTTTTTCCGGAATAAAACAGAGCTTTAA
- a CDS encoding TerC/Alx family metal homeostasis membrane protein, whose translation MANETIFLLSFLAFILLILVLDLGLLNKKADTVSMKQAGLMSFFVVALSMCFYFVLTNYGHLLHGIDSIEKLQQVISRHHHPVKIIPGNLEDSLYLYNHNLGLEYLTGYVVEYALSVDNIFVMVLIFTAFGVAPKNYHRVLFWGILGAIVMRFIFIFLGAALIQKFEWIMYVFGAFLVFTGIKMFFEKDHEDTIDPQKHPVVKFANKYFKVHNHFVGNKFFVTINGVKKMTPLFLVLVIVEFTDLIFAVDSIPAIFSVTKDPYVVFFSNIFAIIGLRSMFFLLAGIIDKFRYLKVGLSLLLTFIGLKMLFHEYLDELGFSTTDSLFIIVGILGGSIFLSLVLPEKKKDRKLKYDPEKDDHLRK comes from the coding sequence ATGGCAAACGAAACTATTTTCCTACTGAGCTTTCTGGCTTTTATTCTATTAATATTGGTTCTAGACTTGGGTTTACTGAATAAGAAAGCAGATACAGTCTCCATGAAACAGGCTGGTTTGATGAGCTTTTTCGTTGTAGCGCTTTCAATGTGCTTTTATTTTGTACTTACAAACTACGGTCACCTACTCCATGGCATAGACAGTATTGAAAAACTACAACAGGTCATTTCACGGCACCATCATCCGGTTAAAATTATTCCTGGCAATCTTGAGGACAGTCTTTACTTATACAATCACAATTTAGGTTTGGAATACCTCACGGGGTATGTTGTGGAATATGCATTGTCCGTCGATAATATTTTCGTGATGGTACTCATATTTACCGCTTTCGGCGTAGCACCGAAAAATTACCACCGTGTGCTCTTCTGGGGTATATTGGGCGCGATTGTGATGCGATTTATCTTTATCTTCTTAGGTGCAGCACTTATTCAGAAGTTTGAATGGATTATGTATGTCTTTGGAGCTTTCCTCGTATTTACTGGGATAAAGATGTTTTTCGAAAAAGACCATGAGGATACAATTGATCCACAGAAGCATCCGGTTGTGAAATTCGCGAATAAATACTTCAAAGTTCACAATCATTTTGTAGGTAATAAATTCTTCGTGACCATTAATGGAGTGAAGAAAATGACTCCTTTATTTCTGGTTTTGGTGATTGTCGAATTCACTGATTTGATATTTGCAGTAGACAGCATTCCTGCCATTTTTTCTGTAACCAAAGATCCATACGTCGTTTTCTTTTCTAATATTTTTGCAATCATCGGTCTTAGATCCATGTTCTTTCTTTTAGCAGGAATCATTGATAAATTCCGTTATCTTAAAGTTGGCTTATCGTTACTCTTGACCTTTATCGGTTTGAAAATGCTCTTTCATGAATATTTGGATGAATTGGGATTCTCAACAACAGATTCGCTCTTTATTATTGTAGGAATTCTAGGCGGTAGTATCTTCCTCTCTCTGGTGTTACCGGAAAAAAAGAAAGACAGAAAATTAAAATATGATCCAGAAAAGGATGATCATTTAAGGAAATAA
- a CDS encoding 1,4-dihydroxy-2-naphthoyl-CoA synthase translates to MADWKTVKEYQDITYQKKGGVARIAFNRPEVRNAFRPKTTSELYDAFYHVSEDSSVGVVLLTGEGPSPKDGGHAFCSGGDQRARGEQGYVGEDGRHRLNILEVQRLIRFMPKVVIAVVNGWAVGGGHSLHVVCDLTLASKEHAIFKQTDADVTSFDGGYGSAYLAKMVGQKKAREIFFLGRNYSAQEAADMGMVNAVIPHAELEDTAYEWAEEILGKSPMSIRMLKFAMNLTDDGMVGQQVFAGEATRLAYMTEEAKEGRNAFLEKRKPDFGDNNWIS, encoded by the coding sequence ATGGCAGACTGGAAAACCGTCAAAGAATACCAAGATATTACCTACCAAAAAAAGGGTGGTGTCGCAAGAATTGCATTTAACCGGCCGGAAGTGCGCAATGCTTTTCGTCCCAAAACGACCTCGGAACTATACGATGCTTTTTACCATGTTTCCGAAGATTCTTCAGTGGGAGTGGTTTTACTGACTGGTGAAGGTCCCAGTCCAAAAGATGGCGGCCATGCTTTTTGCAGCGGCGGCGACCAACGGGCTCGTGGCGAACAAGGTTACGTGGGAGAAGATGGAAGGCATCGGTTGAATATTCTGGAAGTTCAGCGGTTGATTCGTTTTATGCCGAAAGTGGTTATTGCGGTTGTCAACGGTTGGGCTGTTGGTGGCGGACATTCTTTGCATGTGGTTTGTGATTTAACTTTAGCCAGCAAAGAGCACGCTATTTTTAAGCAAACTGACGCCGATGTTACAAGCTTTGATGGCGGTTACGGATCGGCTTATTTGGCAAAAATGGTTGGACAGAAAAAAGCACGGGAAATATTCTTCTTAGGACGTAATTATTCTGCTCAAGAAGCGGCGGATATGGGAATGGTAAACGCCGTAATTCCACATGCTGAGCTTGAAGATACTGCATATGAGTGGGCGGAAGAAATTTTAGGAAAATCACCTATGTCGATTCGTATGCTAAAATTTGCTATGAATTTAACGGATGATGGAATGGTAGGTCAGCAGGTTTTTGCGGGTGAAGCTACTCGGTTGGCTTACATGACAGAAGAAGCTAAAGAAGGTAGAAATGCTTTCCTCGAAAAAAGAAAACCCGACTTCGGAGACAATAACTGGATTTCTTAA
- a CDS encoding NUMOD4 domain-containing protein, whose translation MLNQIEIWKEFPLNIEHSNFYRVEISNFGRVKTYNKVRPNGGIIKGSLQEGYPIVRITLYKERPQKVTEKIEAYNELIAFIEERRTSLLKESSETGDHLPEIEDLKEQKLAVVAKRKKFILKTDQQRKIAVHFLVHRAVAELFLEKTDHAEVVIHRDFNKQNNHVGNLAWATKDEAFSRYADNPYYKAKKYNENIFGEQRRKSGNEKLSVENVLYIKEKLIQGKTLRELANHFKVSDMQIHRIKTGENWKGVKTLSEIKMEKNKK comes from the coding sequence ATGCTTAATCAGATCGAAATTTGGAAAGAATTTCCACTCAACATTGAACACAGTAATTTTTACCGTGTAGAAATTTCCAATTTCGGACGGGTGAAAACGTATAACAAAGTTCGTCCAAATGGCGGAATTATTAAAGGTTCTCTGCAAGAAGGTTATCCAATTGTTCGCATTACCTTATATAAAGAAAGACCACAAAAAGTTACTGAAAAAATTGAAGCATATAATGAACTCATTGCCTTTATTGAGGAAAGACGTACTTCATTACTAAAAGAAAGTTCAGAAACTGGTGATCATCTCCCAGAAATAGAAGATTTAAAAGAGCAAAAACTTGCAGTTGTAGCAAAAAGGAAAAAATTTATTTTGAAGACTGATCAGCAACGGAAAATTGCCGTACATTTTTTAGTCCATAGAGCGGTGGCAGAACTTTTTTTGGAAAAAACTGATCATGCAGAAGTAGTGATTCACCGGGATTTTAACAAACAAAATAATCACGTTGGTAATTTGGCGTGGGCCACGAAAGATGAAGCTTTTTCGAGATATGCAGATAATCCCTACTACAAAGCAAAAAAATACAATGAAAATATTTTTGGGGAACAAAGGAGGAAATCAGGAAATGAAAAGCTTTCTGTAGAGAATGTACTTTATATCAAAGAAAAGTTGATTCAGGGAAAAACGCTTCGGGAACTGGCAAATCACTTTAAAGTCTCAGACATGCAGATTCACCGCATCAAAACGGGGGAGAACTGGAAAGGTGTAAAAACGTTGAGTGAAATAAAAATGGAGAAGAATAAGAAATAA
- a CDS encoding PH domain-containing protein, which yields MEFQNAEINFADLPKFEAVKLQPISRKYGWVVVFNWFVFSIIFLAALLLFNIFKPNFFGVYFKYVLLVSVLFLIINYVIGYFGFFKRKFALRTHDIIYQHGLIKSTTIIIPYNRIQHVNLEEGWLSRVLYIKTIALFTAGQENGDVKIHGLDKKLSEKINQHILLKMKSGSDKPERLETPQNISYES from the coding sequence GTGGAATTCCAAAACGCAGAAATTAATTTCGCAGATTTACCCAAGTTTGAAGCGGTGAAATTACAGCCTATTTCGCGAAAATACGGCTGGGTTGTGGTTTTTAATTGGTTTGTTTTTTCAATTATTTTTCTTGCTGCTTTGCTACTCTTTAATATTTTTAAACCTAATTTTTTTGGAGTTTACTTCAAATACGTACTTCTAGTATCGGTTTTATTTTTAATCATCAATTACGTGATCGGTTATTTCGGGTTTTTTAAAAGAAAATTTGCTTTACGAACGCACGATATAATTTATCAGCACGGTCTAATAAAAAGCACTACTATCATCATTCCGTACAACAGAATTCAACATGTAAATTTAGAAGAAGGATGGTTAAGTAGGGTTTTATATATAAAAACTATTGCCCTATTTACGGCCGGACAAGAGAATGGTGATGTTAAGATTCACGGATTAGATAAAAAACTTTCAGAGAAGATCAATCAACATATTTTGCTTAAAATGAAGTCGGGAAGTGATAAACCGGAGAGGTTAGAGACGCCGCAAAATATATCATATGAATCCTGA
- a CDS encoding metal-dependent hydrolase, whose protein sequence is MKIKFLGQNCFLFTYKEKTILSDPFYNYQKEESQFDITTQKIDFVLITHAHGDHIADVEEVLQHYPEVTVIGQPEICGHFKHPNSIDINFGGSAKIDDLKISMVPASHTSSFPDGSYGGEPAGYFFRFSGKNIYMAGDTGVMADMEMFPKLFGNIDLAILPVGSHYTMCARKASFAASELLKTTRVIGCHFDTFPPIKINHEAAYQLFKERNIDFTLPKLGEEFEI, encoded by the coding sequence ATGAAAATAAAATTTCTCGGACAAAACTGTTTTTTGTTCACTTATAAAGAGAAAACAATTTTAAGCGATCCTTTTTATAATTATCAAAAGGAAGAATCTCAGTTTGATATCACCACGCAAAAAATCGATTTTGTATTGATTACACATGCGCATGGCGATCATATTGCTGATGTGGAAGAAGTACTGCAACATTATCCTGAAGTAACTGTAATCGGTCAGCCAGAGATTTGTGGACATTTTAAACATCCAAATTCAATTGACATTAATTTTGGAGGTTCCGCGAAAATTGATGATTTAAAAATTTCTATGGTGCCTGCAAGTCACACTAGTTCTTTCCCAGATGGCTCATATGGCGGCGAACCTGCTGGTTATTTTTTCCGTTTTTCGGGTAAGAATATTTATATGGCTGGTGATACAGGCGTGATGGCTGATATGGAAATGTTTCCCAAACTTTTCGGAAATATTGATCTGGCGATTCTTCCGGTGGGTTCGCATTATACCATGTGTGCAAGAAAAGCAAGTTTTGCAGCAAGCGAATTATTAAAAACGACGCGCGTCATTGGATGTCATTTTGATACTTTTCCACCTATAAAAATCAACCATGAAGCAGCGTACCAACTTTTTAAAGAAAGAAATATTGATTTTACCTTACCAAAACTAGGAGAAGAATTTGAAATTTAA
- a CDS encoding putative signal transducing protein, which produces MSELVAIFQSSYLYEIELAKTKLASREIPSYIKNEFVNNIAVFPISQNYYLMVSDRDFEAAELVLQENDEIAEDEFQNDAP; this is translated from the coding sequence ATGTCAGAATTAGTCGCCATATTTCAGTCTTCCTATTTATACGAAATTGAATTAGCCAAAACGAAACTCGCTTCCCGCGAAATTCCCAGTTATATAAAAAATGAATTTGTGAATAATATTGCAGTATTTCCCATCTCTCAAAACTACTATTTAATGGTGAGTGACAGAGATTTTGAAGCTGCAGAACTCGTACTTCAAGAGAATGATGAGATCGCAGAAGATGAATTCCAAAATGATGCACCTTAA
- a CDS encoding M14 family zinc carboxypeptidase: protein MSITKYYRKNPNFPNRYISPEKLFSYLQDNYSDYIKEVGTSDLGKPIFKMEMGNGSINVLAWSQMHGNESNSTHAILDLLEILENEKELKEDLLSKITLDFVFMLNPDGSEKWTRRNALDIDINRDFLKESSKEILIFKGICSSKSYHYALNLHEQRTIFSTDGIHPATLSFLAPAQDYERSITSTRKKSMAVISRIFQKLSSEIPHQIARYNDEFYPTSLGDNLMKMGIPSILFEGGHFQDDYLRKETRKFYTIALYEALVVMAELQGSTAGWEDYQQIPQNKETHFDIIYRNVRLNTDYQCILDIAVQYKEELINGSEEISFTPIVVEVGDIGRKKGWKEIDCTGKKFISNLKFPKLDEKVDFTIE, encoded by the coding sequence ATGTCTATCACTAAATATTACCGCAAGAATCCCAATTTCCCAAACCGTTATATTTCCCCGGAAAAATTATTTTCTTACCTACAGGACAATTATAGCGATTACATAAAAGAGGTCGGCACCTCCGATTTAGGAAAGCCGATTTTTAAAATGGAAATGGGAAATGGTAGTATTAATGTTTTGGCTTGGTCCCAAATGCATGGCAACGAATCCAATTCTACACATGCCATATTGGATTTGCTAGAAATTCTGGAAAATGAAAAGGAATTAAAGGAAGACCTCCTTTCAAAAATCACCCTCGATTTTGTTTTTATGTTAAATCCAGATGGCTCAGAAAAATGGACACGCAGGAATGCATTGGATATTGATATAAATCGCGATTTTCTGAAAGAATCGAGCAAGGAGATTTTAATATTTAAAGGAATTTGTTCTTCGAAAAGTTATCATTACGCGCTGAATTTGCACGAACAAAGAACAATTTTCAGCACCGATGGAATTCATCCGGCAACTTTGTCTTTTTTGGCTCCTGCACAGGATTATGAACGTTCAATAACGTCCACGCGTAAAAAATCAATGGCGGTAATTAGTCGTATTTTTCAAAAATTGAGTTCGGAAATTCCACATCAGATTGCGCGGTATAATGACGAGTTTTATCCAACCTCATTAGGCGATAATTTGATGAAAATGGGAATTCCAAGTATTTTATTTGAAGGTGGCCATTTTCAGGATGACTACCTGCGGAAAGAAACGAGAAAATTTTATACAATCGCATTGTATGAAGCATTGGTCGTGATGGCCGAATTACAGGGATCCACTGCTGGTTGGGAAGATTATCAACAAATTCCTCAAAACAAAGAAACCCATTTCGATATTATTTATAGAAATGTAAGATTAAATACCGACTACCAATGTATTCTAGATATTGCGGTACAGTATAAAGAAGAATTAATTAATGGAAGTGAAGAAATATCGTTCACACCAATCGTCGTAGAAGTAGGAGATATCGGCAGGAAGAAGGGCTGGAAGGAAATTGACTGTACAGGAAAGAAATTTATTTCAAACCTCAAATTTCCAAAATTGGACGAAAAAGTAGATTTTACTATAGAATAA
- a CDS encoding APC family permease has product MTKKLTLWDSTMLVMGSMIGSGIFIVSSDMMRNLGSGYWLIAVWIITGIMTVAAAISYGELSSMFPKAGGQYTYITEIFGKMPGFLYGWGLFTVIQTGTIAAVAMAFGKFTAYLVPALNAEPLFQNGGFKITWIQILAIGIILLLTYINSRGLKNGKILQDVFTSSKIIALLGIIIFGVILVKNSHWAENMSFGWNAFQNFGTDTGTTLEPTTWKSIGSLTLLGGIAAAMVGSVFSSVAWENVTFMSGEIDNPKKNVVKAMVLGTTVVMILYLFVNFVYLHALDRNGIAFADNNRPAVAASEVIFGNTGTIIMAILVMISTFGCINGLVLAGSRVFQTMAKDGLFFKSAAENNENNVPGKSLWMQGAWACLLALSGQYGDLLDMISFIIVLFYMVTVFGVIWMRIKQPNLERPYKTWLYPITPIIYLLIGTAFCVLLVIFKPQYTWPGFILILLGVPVYWFINRKKIER; this is encoded by the coding sequence ATGACTAAAAAACTTACACTTTGGGATTCGACAATGCTCGTAATGGGCTCTATGATTGGAAGCGGAATTTTCATTGTCAGTTCCGATATGATGCGGAATTTAGGCTCCGGCTATTGGCTAATTGCCGTCTGGATTATTACGGGAATTATGACCGTTGCAGCTGCGATTTCCTATGGCGAACTTTCCTCAATGTTTCCGAAAGCTGGCGGTCAATACACCTACATTACTGAAATTTTTGGCAAAATGCCGGGATTTCTTTACGGTTGGGGTTTATTTACGGTGATTCAAACCGGAACAATTGCGGCCGTCGCTATGGCTTTTGGTAAATTTACCGCCTATCTGGTGCCAGCACTTAACGCTGAACCCTTGTTTCAAAATGGCGGCTTTAAAATTACCTGGATTCAAATTTTAGCAATAGGAATTATTCTTTTACTTACTTATATCAATTCCCGAGGCTTGAAAAATGGAAAGATTCTTCAAGATGTTTTCACGTCGTCGAAGATAATTGCCCTTTTAGGCATTATCATTTTCGGTGTCATCTTGGTGAAAAATTCCCATTGGGCAGAAAATATGAGTTTTGGATGGAACGCTTTTCAGAATTTTGGGACAGATACTGGCACTACCTTAGAACCTACCACCTGGAAATCCATCGGTAGTTTGACCTTGTTGGGTGGAATTGCCGCCGCGATGGTAGGCTCTGTTTTTAGTTCTGTAGCGTGGGAAAATGTAACTTTCATGTCGGGCGAAATCGATAATCCTAAGAAAAATGTAGTGAAAGCAATGGTGCTGGGGACAACAGTCGTTATGATTTTATACCTATTTGTGAATTTCGTTTACCTTCATGCCTTAGACCGAAACGGAATTGCATTTGCCGACAACAATCGTCCTGCAGTAGCTGCCTCCGAAGTTATTTTTGGAAATACAGGAACTATCATCATGGCGATTTTAGTAATGATCTCAACGTTCGGATGTATTAATGGTTTGGTTCTCGCAGGCTCACGTGTATTTCAAACCATGGCGAAAGACGGTTTATTCTTCAAGTCAGCCGCAGAAAATAACGAAAACAATGTTCCGGGTAAATCACTCTGGATGCAGGGAGCGTGGGCGTGTTTATTGGCGCTTTCCGGTCAGTATGGTGATTTGCTGGACATGATTTCCTTTATCATCGTTCTTTTTTATATGGTAACTGTTTTTGGCGTCATCTGGATGAGAATAAAACAACCAAACCTCGAAAGACCTTATAAAACCTGGCTTTATCCAATTACTCCGATTATTTATCTTCTTATCGGCACCGCATTTTGCGTACTCTTGGTCATTTTCAAACCCCAATATACATGGCCCGGTTTCATTCTCATTTTGCTCGGAGTTCCCGTCTATTGGTTCATCAACAGAAAAAAAATTGAAAGATAA
- a CDS encoding PH domain-containing protein produces the protein MNPDFAAPQRQSKKGIIILALISYGKLLKSFWFVVLYILYKQKEYTIEILTFLAIISLVFVVVNAHIKYQYFTYEFNFEGDEFIIKKGVFNKKTILLEKSKIQEVNINQPFLHRMLNIYQLEIDSPGTDKKDIMIEAISNENAQYIRSYLLDKKVAVEENLTADIEEIPQIKISNLSLLKYAVTANYVKSFFALISLLIYFSQQVSKNFNLDLETYLKNEVGYTSIETLSVFTFIAAFLFVAIFGILINVVRTFVVYYNLIISKFAYYLSVEYGLFNTKNQLINNHKVQKISVTQNYFQKKWNVLSLKFNQIGEENSKNNSINILGCNEEEKNNILKFLYREIPVFHTFLKPNFRFIISRTVSFIVVPVVAGFFFFSETAPILLYSIFYSIFAASIIYFSFNNSRLAYNEDFIRKQSGIWDIEQKTLQIEKIQTVTISQYFWQKKSDLGNIFFSTAGGSLKMKTAKISELRNLANYSLYKVESSAKNWI, from the coding sequence ATGAATCCTGATTTTGCTGCGCCACAAAGGCAATCCAAAAAGGGGATAATCATTCTAGCTCTAATTTCCTACGGAAAATTGCTCAAGAGTTTTTGGTTTGTTGTTTTATACATTCTATATAAACAAAAGGAATATACCATAGAAATTCTTACTTTTTTGGCGATAATTTCTTTGGTGTTCGTGGTCGTTAATGCACATATAAAGTACCAATACTTCACTTACGAATTTAATTTTGAAGGCGATGAATTCATTATTAAAAAAGGAGTTTTTAATAAAAAGACCATTCTTTTAGAAAAAAGTAAGATTCAGGAAGTCAACATCAATCAGCCGTTCCTCCATCGCATGCTGAATATTTATCAGCTTGAAATTGATTCTCCGGGCACAGATAAAAAGGACATTATGATTGAGGCTATTTCGAATGAAAATGCTCAATATATAAGAAGCTACTTGCTTGACAAAAAAGTTGCTGTTGAAGAAAACTTGACTGCAGATATAGAAGAAATTCCACAAATAAAGATTTCAAATTTATCCTTATTAAAATATGCGGTAACTGCCAATTATGTTAAAAGTTTTTTCGCCCTCATCAGTTTACTGATCTATTTTTCTCAGCAAGTCTCTAAAAATTTTAATCTTGATTTAGAGACCTATTTAAAGAATGAAGTTGGATACACCAGCATTGAAACTCTTTCTGTTTTTACGTTTATAGCAGCCTTTTTATTCGTGGCAATTTTTGGAATTTTAATTAATGTAGTCCGCACTTTTGTAGTGTATTACAATTTAATTATATCGAAATTTGCTTATTATTTATCTGTTGAATACGGTTTGTTTAATACTAAAAATCAACTTATAAATAATCACAAGGTTCAGAAGATTAGTGTTACTCAAAATTATTTTCAAAAAAAATGGAATGTTTTGAGCTTAAAATTTAATCAAATTGGAGAAGAAAACTCCAAGAATAACTCGATTAATATTTTAGGTTGTAATGAGGAGGAGAAAAATAATATTCTAAAATTTTTGTACAGAGAAATTCCGGTTTTTCATACTTTTTTAAAGCCGAATTTTAGATTTATTATTTCTCGAACGGTTTCCTTTATTGTTGTTCCGGTCGTAGCGGGTTTTTTCTTCTTTTCAGAAACTGCTCCAATTCTACTTTATTCTATTTTTTATAGTATTTTTGCGGCTTCGATTATATATTTTTCTTTTAACAACAGTCGTTTGGCTTATAACGAGGATTTTATTAGAAAGCAAAGTGGGATTTGGGATATTGAGCAGAAAACACTTCAAATTGAAAAAATTCAGACGGTAACGATATCTCAATATTTCTGGCAAAAGAAATCTGATCTTGGAAATATTTTTTTCAGTACAGCCGGTGGAAGCCTTAAAATGAAAACTGCAAAAATTTCAGAACTGAGAAATTTGGCAAATTACAGCCTTTATAAAGTAGAATCTTCAGCAAAAAATTGGATATAA
- the menA gene encoding 1,4-dihydroxy-2-naphthoate octaprenyltransferase — MKDWISAARLRTLPLSMSGIIIGSFIARWRVLENGGTWDWRIFAMALVVTLLYQILSNFANDYGDGIKGTDHLRVNEAEQRAVASGRITATQMRNAVILFSVLSLIATIALLYLAFFKENLMNEFYIFVGLGVACILAAIGYTIGKKPYGYLGLGDIMVFIFFGLVSVCGSYFLFTKEFHWDILLPATAVGLLSAAVLNLNNMRDIESDAASGKKTLALRLGFKKAMVYEIILLQLPLLLVLVFMMKNGLHTQGKYYAFIFFILMLPMTGLRRKIMQVKEPKELDPFLKQVGILTLTMAILVAFGLNYFY; from the coding sequence ATGAAAGATTGGATTAGCGCAGCACGCCTGCGAACATTACCGCTTTCGATGAGTGGAATTATTATTGGTTCTTTCATCGCACGATGGAGAGTTCTGGAAAACGGCGGAACTTGGGACTGGAGAATTTTTGCGATGGCTTTAGTTGTCACGTTATTATATCAGATTCTTTCGAATTTCGCGAACGATTATGGCGACGGAATTAAAGGAACAGACCATTTGAGAGTGAATGAAGCAGAGCAAAGAGCCGTAGCTTCCGGAAGAATCACCGCAACGCAAATGCGAAATGCTGTGATTTTATTTTCTGTTTTATCCTTGATTGCCACCATTGCACTTCTTTATTTGGCTTTCTTCAAAGAAAACCTGATGAATGAATTTTACATTTTTGTAGGATTGGGCGTTGCCTGTATTTTGGCCGCTATTGGATATACAATTGGTAAAAAACCATATGGATACTTAGGTCTGGGCGATATAATGGTATTTATTTTTTTCGGTTTAGTTTCGGTGTGTGGAAGTTATTTTCTGTTTACAAAAGAATTTCACTGGGATATTCTGTTACCTGCAACCGCTGTGGGCTTGTTAAGTGCAGCAGTACTTAATCTGAACAATATGCGCGATATTGAAAGTGATGCAGCAAGCGGCAAAAAAACACTTGCTTTGAGGTTAGGTTTTAAAAAAGCGATGGTTTATGAAATTATTCTTTTGCAACTTCCTTTGCTTCTGGTTTTAGTTTTTATGATGAAGAATGGATTACATACGCAAGGAAAATATTATGCTTTCATCTTCTTTATTTTGATGCTTCCAATGACGGGTTTGCGTCGAAAAATTATGCAGGTTAAAGAACCGAAAGAATTAGATCCATTTTTAAAACAAGTTGGGATTCTGACCTTGACTATGGCTATTTTAGTGGCTTTCGGCCTTAATTATTTTTATTAA
- a CDS encoding DUF4920 domain-containing protein: MKKLFILFSLSFATLAIAQEKVTLNSGPPAGNAVVGDQYGTEVSEKAEKTAMTVKKLEEQLKKSEKLENVSVKGKVKEVCDQKGCWMTVETDNNEKFFVKMKDYAFFVPTALVGKNVILEGNVENSIISVDEQRHYAEDAKKSQAEIDAITKPKEEIRFMASGIKVVK; encoded by the coding sequence ATGAAAAAATTATTCATTCTCTTTTCTCTGTCGTTCGCAACCTTAGCAATTGCACAGGAGAAAGTAACGTTAAATTCTGGACCGCCTGCAGGAAACGCAGTAGTAGGAGATCAATATGGGACGGAAGTATCTGAAAAGGCAGAGAAGACAGCCATGACTGTTAAAAAATTGGAGGAACAACTTAAAAAATCAGAAAAACTTGAAAACGTATCTGTTAAAGGTAAAGTCAAAGAAGTCTGTGATCAAAAAGGCTGTTGGATGACCGTAGAAACTGATAATAACGAAAAGTTTTTCGTGAAGATGAAAGATTATGCCTTCTTCGTTCCTACAGCATTGGTTGGGAAAAATGTAATTCTTGAAGGAAATGTTGAAAATTCAATTATATCGGTAGACGAACAGCGCCATTATGCTGAAGACGCGAAGAAGTCTCAGGCGGAAATCGATGCAATAACAAAACCGAAAGAAGAAATAAGGTTTATGGCCAGTGGAATAAAAGTGGTGAAGTAA